aatttatcatatatttttcaacatttatcaaacattttctctttatctctaTATCtttgctctttcttttctttcttttttttcttctcaaatttttctttcaatttcctttccatttgtgaaacaaattcattaacaaataatttGTGATAGCGTTGAATTGAATGGCATTTTTAGCTCCCATACCTGttgtaattatgaaaatataaattaaaattggaagtgtatatatatatatatatatatcaccgAATATCAAGAGCCGAAGGTTTTGGTATCAAACTATCAACTGATGAAAAAAAACGAGGTAGGACCGAAAGGTTCTCACAAACTCCATATTGGTTCTTAGTACTCACAAACAAAagtctcattttcttttaaatttgtatgttatttgttttacaaGTGTACATATAAGTGTATCTTTTTTATAAGATATGTAAATCTCAATAACTAATATTTAGTACCTGCTAATACTTCATTTAAACCCATGAATGATAATTTCctacatttaattaaaagataaaagaattatattattttcttcaacTTGTTAGACAATATGATGGTAATGATGTTTATGAAGATATTTTGTCTTTTACTGTTTGCTCTTTCAATTGTTTACCGGTTTGAAAGCTTTTAAAGTTTCCAATGGcgtacattttttaaatatttgcataAAATGCAAGTATTGAGTATGGATTTAGTTCCTCTTTTCAGTTTGAAATATGTACCGTGTAATTTGAAATCAAAACCTTGTCACGTTTATctgcaattttatttaatattgtatCATATGTTTTCCAGCAGATTCTATGACTTGGCAGGCCTGCAAAACGGAATTCTGAAGCGAGGGAGGGAGATTTTTCTCACCGGTTGCTATCTCCGAACTGCCACTGGAGGTTCTGGACGTGCACGTCTTTTGCCAACAGAGTATCTTGTGATTCTATTGGATGAGGTAACGTTCAAAGTTTGTCCAAATACGAATTTGTGGTAATTTTATTGGATCACTGTAGTTGCATATGCAAGTAGTTCGAGTTTGGAACACATGATGTGCTTCTGTAGGATAGTTCTTCCTGTTAGGTGTTTGTGCTACACCTAAAAAATGAGATTCAGGTCAAGTTTTCGTGATGGttactctttcatttttttcgaAACCGTAGAATCAGGATGATGATGCAATGCTACTAGGAGCTCAGTTTTGTTCAGACtctttctcttcaatttctctTGATGCAGTGAACGGAGGGGCTTCGTATTCCCTTTATGCCCGGTAAACTACCTGCGGTTATTGATGTgtttatacaaaaaaaagtgGTGTTATCTTTTCACATTGTGggataataaaatatcatgcTTGATTTTACTTTCTGTACAAATATGCAGGTGGAGCTTAAAGTTTCAAAGTGTGTACTATCCATTAATATTTCCTTATTTTGATTTATAGGATTAAAAAGATCGAATCTTCGGAAGTTCAGGGGAAGTTTGgaatcttaaaaagaaaacagattACTCTTGTTGACGGCGATGGTGTTGTAATAAAGTTTTTCTTGTGGGGTGAGCAGATTCTCCTGGCCGATCTTTTCAGGTGAATTCTTGTGGTGATCAGACTTCTGAAGCTGAATAATTCTTTTCATGTTTGTATGACATTCATTTTTTGGGGATTATACAGAGTGGGAAGCATGCTTGCCCTGGACAAACCGTATGTTGCTAGTTCAGAGGACTGTGATATCGAGACAAATGAAGGTTTTTGTCTCGAATACGGAAGCGAAACACAGTTATATTTGGTGCCTTATATTCAACACGAAGAACAGGTGATTTGTTGATTTCTGATTGACATAAACTATTGTAGTTGTCAAATGGAGAAATTATTAACAGCTCTGCCAATTAGGTGTGCGTAACATTGACTCCAAATCGACGTCACGGTTCACGGCCCTTGGGTTCTTGTAATCCCAGTCAGGATCTCAAGGTTTCTCAAGTTAGCTTGCCCCGTGATTCTCAGGGGACCATTGATTTCAGTAATTATCCTTTTAGGGTGAGTTCTTTCTCTACCTCCTCTCCAAAGAAAATTCAAGGATAGTTTTTcgttattttctatttattcttAATCTGAATAGCTCTCTCACtagttattttactttattcatgttaaatatttatttaattatattggaAGCCTGCCAATAAGcggtgtttgattttattattggCTTTAATTTAGCAACACAATTCTGATACCCTTTATTTCGTGGCATTTGTGTTGCCCGATAAATTATGTAGGTCTCTATTGATTCAGTATTCAGTGGAACGTATTTAAAATTTGCCCTGTATGGATCAATAATACTAAAGGATGCActtaaaaaatgtgttattgactgttcttttttatatttaatatttacacaCTATCTTATGTGCACTGCTTCCAAAGGTGTGCTTGTTTGTCTTATGGTTTATTACCTAACTTTGTTATCTGTGTGAAGTTTTGCAGTCATTTGTGGTCGACCTTCGTGACAAGATGACGGGCATCAGTCTCTATGGTGTTGTTACAGATATtgtcaaagaagaaaatatcaaaGAAACTGTTTTCTCTTTAAGAATCGCGGATGCTAGCGGAGAAATTTGGACAAAGCTTCATTTTGCGGGATTTTGGTACTAAACAGTATAAGAAACCAGTTAACATGTTTCTTTGCAGTTGTAAATATTCTTTTCTTAGTGCTCTCCGTCCTCatattcttataatatataCCGCAGGTCCTTAGGAAGAGTGAGTCTCGGTCACACTGTATTCATATCTGGCTTGACATGCTCAATGTCGAAAGAAACATGGTGAGCGCGTCCAAGTTCAAAGTTAACATTAAAAACTGATGCACATGACCAGTCACCACATGAGAAAGACAATTGTGAAAATTGacagaaaaaaatgaaagtctTTGAATACTTCAAATTGTTGCATAGTGCTCCTTTCCATCATACCGCCTGCTCTACCTATTTTATCTGCCTGTATTAATCCCTTTTTGTGGTTAATGTATCCGCATAATCACTCAATACAATTGAATGTTTCTCATTGACAGTCTGGAAGTATTATGGTTTGAGAATGGTATTGGAGCTTCTTTCATCAATCTCAGTTGCTTACCAGCATTGATCTACTCATCTTGCCTTCATAAGCTATCGCGACTCTCTGATATTTCTGACCAGACTAGCTACGCACAAGTAAGAATAACGTATCAGTATGCATTATTTGAGTGTCTACttgacttttttcttttatgcttCAATTATTAAGGCGTCTTCTTCTTGTCACTGTGTCTTCTGTTTACAATTTTCTGACTAATCATTAATTATAGCTGATGCAACATGATactatatacataattttttttatttactcatAAAAGACATTTTGCAAGAACCTTAGctactttttttattgttcgAACTCAATATTCCTTGTTACTTTGCTTCATTCACGTGCTCAACCATAATGAGTGAAACACAAGAGGTTATTGACATGTTCCTCGAATGTTCGTAGTTGGATTGTGTTCACGAATTATTGTTGTCTAAAAAAATAGAGCCAGACATTTAATATAGTAGGATTACATGAATAATATATCGCTTTATTATTATAGCTAATATAATTGAGCTCTTGAATACAGTTCCGAAACTTTCCATGCCTATTCTTTTTACAGTATCTCcgttattttattgtttatttaaaagttCTGATAATTTTCCTTATTATTGTTGAAGGTATGTCGAGTCTCGCTTGATCCAATTCGGTATTATTACGTTAATACACGATTTTCACATTCTCTATGTGGTCATTTTGTGAACAAGATGCCTGATGGGTCGATGAAATGCTGCTTTTGTCATACAATTTCTGATGCTACGTTAGTACGCACTTTTCATCTGAAAATTACTCTTGTGGATGAGGGTACGAAAGTTTTGGCATGGTGTACAGGTCAAACTGCTATGGATTTGTTGCAGATAGCTCCTGAGGAGTTTTATGAACTTCCCGAGGTAACATCTTAAACATGATATCCCTTTGCCATTGCAAGCAAAATTGAGTTTAGATAATGTAAGAAATCGCGAATTGTGAGCTTAAGCAATGCTAACTAATATCACTTCTGTTGAAAAAAACTTGGTTCTCAAAGAACACATTATTCTTTATTTCAGGAAGAGCAATTAATGTATCCTTCGTCGTTAGAAAATGAGAGGTTTATGGTTGCACTGGTAAAGTGTAAGCGAGATGGTTGTGTGATAGATGGCCTCTCGCCAGACGATTCAATTTCGTGGGAGATCACTCGTGCATACAAATGTGAATGAAGGTGGCACTGGGATTGTAGTGAAACTGTAGTCGTTCCTTGCACTATCATAATGGAAGCCTGAAAGGTATTTCGTTAAGAACCCACCTCTTGCGTCCTGTCTAAAGGAAAATCTAATGATCCATAGTTCAGCCTGAGTATTGCTGTATATTTTGAGTGaatgtttcaaaatattaatattacatcaattaattaattaaaaatttgattgagtgattatttaaattaaatatttgctTTCGTCTTATTCTCATACCATTCTTTCATTCTAGAAGTTTGAAGAATTGAGTTATAACTCCCCCGTCATTCTCATTCTCTTTTCCTTTGTgactttttactttaattttgttcCAAAATTTTATTGGAGGAGTGATATGTTTTGAAGAAATTGCTGGATAAAGATCTTTTAAAGCAGTCATCAAGGGGCCAGGTTAATTTTGTTACTCTGATTTTGGTTTGCGATTACAGATAACATCATGGActggattttattttaaaaccatGCGCTTCTGAATTATTAATGGATAAAGTattgtactaattttatttgGAACGATCAAACacttgtaattttaaaatttgggtaGGATTGTTAGCATTTAGATGTAGTTTCTGTTTTTTGATTAAATATAGTACAGTTTTCTGGTTAGTAATAGGTCAGTTGACCTATTATTTAGGGATATGATGCCAAAATTTAGCCTATGATTTTATGCATGAAATTAGTGGgtgttgagttttttttttggttgtaTGACTATAAGGCCAAATGTTTGCTGTTTGAATTGAATAACACAAGAttacataaaacaaattttacctGTGTTCATAATTAGTATCAGAGCTCTTTCATAAGGGTTTTGATCCAGAATCTGAGAGATAAATAGTTCAGTGGGTGATAGCACCTACGTGAGTGAAATAGGATGTTTGTACTTACCAGGGAATCGTTGAATTCAATATGCTTCCAGAAGGAATTAGAGCATGATTCTTAATTCACATTTGATTTGGTCATTTAAGCaacagtttaaaatattttctttaaacgCATGGTAAATAGATACacatatcatatttttatttattatttaatttgtagaatattgttttgatgattttttatataatatttttattttttatctgttttcattaatgtaatttataacagttatataaaaatgtttcattttgtaatataataatttaatgtcataaatcttatttattattgtttaatatagattgttctttatatttttttaactttttcaattttgttttattaagaatgaagatgaaacaaaaagatTGTATCCGCTTAATAAAAATGGgacataaattttttcttttggagaTGAGGATAAGACAATAAAATCTGTGCTCACCGTGCTATCATCCTTAGTGCAATGGTGTGGTGCAAAGTTGTGGAAGGTGCTTAAGTCGTCTTTTCCTATTATTATGGAGGTACAGTAATTGTTGAGGGTGCAAGAAACAAAAGCCCGACATAAGATTTTAAGCCTTTTAGGCTAATCTTCATCCGTAACTAGAGAACTATCTGTAGATTAAAATCACACCACGGATAGTTTATTACTACACcaccatataaataaattttctattttaccatttttggTTTGCATGATCAGAAATTTTTCAGTAATTTGAAAGCTTTTCGAATTGTgcaataaaataatcttttttcaaaggaaaaaatgattttcatattacacaatttaaaagttattttttattttacttttgaatgtaataaaaaagtcaaaaaatACTTTCGAATTATACAGTGTAAAAGTAAAAAGACttccaaattatataatctaaaaagaacaatgaaaaataatttgtatgcGAGGTTATGGAAGTGCATGAAAAAACTGCCCACACTACGTTATCTCCTGCAGTTCAGATAACCCATCTAAATATTCTGTTCAAATCTCctttaacatttaaaaagaaagacaaaaaaacatgCTTAAAATGGGCATATAATCATGGGTAATTTTTAGATGACTGCAGAGAAAATTTTCTTTGATACAAAGAGAGAGAGGTTGATTTGGATGGCAGGagcatttaaaaataatattaaactaacATCAAAGCTCCACAAAAAGGAGAGAACAGAACGGGAAGcagaaatacaaaaattgtaGTTAGAGAGATAAATATGAGAAGCAAGAGCAATCatccaattatttatttcttctttcacaGCAAATAGCATCATCAGGAATTCAGTATAATATCAGCCGTCTAGCACATTACCCGAACAGACAATCagtcatttctttttttattgccGCTGCCACCAGGGTTCTGCTCTGTAAGCATTTTTAAAACGTTTACCAATGCTCGCAAACGATCCCTTATGCCAAGACCATAAAGCGCTTCAACAAGTGACTCCTGAAATTCGAAGCCATTCTCTGCAAGCGGATACTGTGGACAGACAAAAAAGGCCCATTAAAGTTTCTATTCACAATGAAGTAACAAATACTATGCTAATCTTAAGCATCTAAAGATACGGGAAGGAAATAGTATTATGTTATGACAAAAAGTGTTTCTGACTGACCTGAATAGGCTTAGGTATCTTGGTTTTAACAAATGGCCACCATCTGTCTTCAACAACTGCTTTAACAAGACAGCAAGCTCGCAAACCTTCTACACCACCAAATCGTCCAAATCCACTGTGTTTCACACCCCCAAATGGAAGGGACTGCAAAATAGAAAATGCACAATTACTTCAGTGAAAATTGAATGATAACCTAGGCTGAGTTATCcactttcaatttctattttccACCAGGAGTTTTAATCATTtgtagttta
This genomic stretch from Vigna radiata var. radiata cultivar VC1973A chromosome 7, Vradiata_ver6, whole genome shotgun sequence harbors:
- the LOC106767521 gene encoding uncharacterized protein LOC106767521 isoform X2; this encodes MEHRDHHFFSRKLDYAMDVDCCLEDQEKEEEELDPFLKFVEYARSELLSLEGDANGDGDGSTGLGWSWTVSRILKTCIAYSSGVTPAILLSELSQAWSEQRRVGAPKKGLEVINQLKKNHRRTKLPNTVTIDSIFEKNFLSLSSVLEAVIVDAFVLPGTNIHMLTLGDYWSSNTIDLYLHRRFYDLAGLQNGILKRGREIFLTGCYLRTATGGSGRARLLPTEYLVILLDENQDDDAMLLGAQFCSDSFSSISLDAVNGGASYSLYARIKKIESSEVQGKFGILKRKQITLVDGDGVVIKFFLWGEQILLADLFRVGSMLALDKPYVASSEDCDIETNEGFCLEYGSETQLYLVPYIQHEEQVCVTLTPNRRHGSRPLGSCNPSQDLKVSQVSLPRDSQGTIDFSNYPFRSFVVDLRDKMTGISLYGVVTDIVKEENIKETVFSLRIADASGEIWTKLHFAGFWSLGRVSLGHTVFISGLTCSMSKETCLEVLWFENGIGASFINLSCLPALIYSSCLHKLSRLSDISDQTSYAQVCRVSLDPIRYYYVNTRFSHSLCGHFVNKMPDGSMKCCFCHTISDATLVRTFHLKITLVDEGTKVLAWCTGQTAMDLLQIAPEEFYELPEEEQLMYPSSLENERFMVALVKCKRDGCVIDGLSPDDSISWEITRAYKCE
- the LOC106767521 gene encoding uncharacterized protein LOC106767521 isoform X3; translated protein: MEHRDHHFFSRKLDYAMDVDCCLEDQEKEEEELDPFLKFVEYARSELLSLEGDANGDGDGSTGLGWSWTVSRILKTCIAYSSGVTPAILLSELSQAWSEQRRVGAPKKGLEVINQLKKNHRRTKLPNTVTIDSIFEKNFLSLSSVLEAVIVDAFVLPGTNIHMLTLGDYWSSNTIDLYLHRSRFYDLAGLQNGILKRGREIFLTGCYLRTATGGSGRARLLPTEYLVILLDENQDDDAMLLGAQFCSDSFSSISLDAVNGGASYSLYARIKKIESSEVQGKFGILKRKQITLVDGDGVVIKFFLWGEQILLADLFRVGSMLALDKPYVASSEDCDIETNEGFCLEYGSETQLYLVPYIQHEEQVCVTLTPNRRHGSRPLGSCNPSQDLKVSQVSLPRDSQGTIDFSNYPFRSFVVDLRDKMTGISLYGVVTDIVKEENIKETVFSLRIADASGEIWTKLHFAGFWSLGRVSLGHTVFISGLTCSMSKETCLEVLWFENGIGASFINLSCLPALIYSSCLHKLSRLSDISDQTSYAQVCRVSLDPIRYYYVNTRFSHSLCGHFVNKMPDGSMKCCFCHTISDATLVRTFHLKITLVDEGTKVLAWCTGQTAMDLLQIAPEEFYELPESN
- the LOC106767521 gene encoding uncharacterized protein LOC106767521 isoform X1, giving the protein MEHRDHHFFSRKLDYAMDVDCCLEDQEKEEEELDPFLKFVEYARSELLSLEGDANGDGDGSTGLGWSWTVSRILKTCIAYSSGVTPAILLSELSQAWSEQRRVGAPKKGLEVINQLKKNHRRTKLPNTVTIDSIFEKNFLSLSSVLEAVIVDAFVLPGTNIHMLTLGDYWSSNTIDLYLHRSRFYDLAGLQNGILKRGREIFLTGCYLRTATGGSGRARLLPTEYLVILLDENQDDDAMLLGAQFCSDSFSSISLDAVNGGASYSLYARIKKIESSEVQGKFGILKRKQITLVDGDGVVIKFFLWGEQILLADLFRVGSMLALDKPYVASSEDCDIETNEGFCLEYGSETQLYLVPYIQHEEQVCVTLTPNRRHGSRPLGSCNPSQDLKVSQVSLPRDSQGTIDFSNYPFRSFVVDLRDKMTGISLYGVVTDIVKEENIKETVFSLRIADASGEIWTKLHFAGFWSLGRVSLGHTVFISGLTCSMSKETCLEVLWFENGIGASFINLSCLPALIYSSCLHKLSRLSDISDQTSYAQVCRVSLDPIRYYYVNTRFSHSLCGHFVNKMPDGSMKCCFCHTISDATLVRTFHLKITLVDEGTKVLAWCTGQTAMDLLQIAPEEFYELPEEEQLMYPSSLENERFMVALVKCKRDGCVIDGLSPDDSISWEITRAYKCE